One window of Botrimarina mediterranea genomic DNA carries:
- a CDS encoding BNR-4 repeat-containing protein, with amino-acid sequence MTRSVGFTLACLLTLTSAAAQSPIALSVINGGFESGAPLSIPAGWSVADGFNPFWVGDSSLAGADPGGGYAGSNQFISANWPYGGYSGSGPLIGGDANAARIYQDIDLTPYGSQIGAGDWSLGLSYAYFDIDTNDLGTISYDFYDAGGAMLGAGYAGDTQAGGGWVHVEDMQAAAVPSGAARLRVSLGAERTGVGSQRNIAFDAISASLLPPSGPAPITDIVRGNLIQFDSDGNWTWYTDERAIVNPNNGRVLVNSVGFDETVQGGGYPGNVDVVDFDPATGRRVVTRLSNQTTNPAIQNDDHNVGALLVLPDGRYLAMYANHGNNGGLGDEFTRYRVSRNPGDSRSWSEEQLYNWFENVPGANTHPGGTAEFANVSYHNLFYLSEEDQVYNISRSYGLLSTNGAAQNMPNVLRYDPETNSVEWGGQLLESAAQGYSAYPKYVSNGVDRIYFATTETHPRNYNNSIFAGYIEGGQTFDLLGNVIDENLFDSNVTAGAGAGAVPDVTDFTPVAAPDPLGQGTNRLWTSDAALDSDGNLMLLYTSRWNPDGLTNDGSTSNPIDHRLHFARWNPATSSWENQEIARMGDRLYGPEQDYTGIGALIPGDENTLYISTYIDPRDATGSTETANHEIYRGKYDGSQWNWNAVTENSSVDNLRPIAPDTHGVGPQTVFWFRGNYTSAHDINAAVVGIIDQDDIGPSRLVTYVDATATNTARMDGSPIAPTSASSTAGATDNLWHERTGFGNGGSVLTSNESGAENAPTLRTTASGIEVGVYDVFAYFWSDNDEDWRLLAGLESDNLLDFRKYGSQHAPDDQFEEQFDDAVTVAANNNDLLLYRAYLGRESVETGGGIEVFIDDWQTLNGNASRTWFDGIGYAMVAPLLPGDYNGDGVVDAADYTVWRDNLGTTGLAAYDSADGDGDGEVTLLDYQLWSSNYGATISLISSQSTPELTGAVLLLPLLGAGMLRRQRNHCCL; translated from the coding sequence ATGACGAGAAGCGTCGGTTTCACGCTGGCGTGCCTGTTGACGCTCACGTCGGCGGCGGCCCAAAGTCCGATCGCCCTCAGCGTGATCAATGGCGGCTTCGAGTCGGGCGCTCCGCTTTCGATTCCTGCCGGTTGGAGTGTGGCGGACGGGTTCAATCCCTTCTGGGTTGGCGACAGCTCGCTGGCGGGGGCCGATCCCGGTGGTGGCTACGCGGGCAGCAATCAGTTCATCTCGGCGAACTGGCCCTACGGCGGTTACAGCGGGTCGGGCCCGCTGATCGGCGGCGACGCGAACGCCGCGCGGATTTACCAGGACATCGACCTGACGCCTTACGGTTCTCAGATCGGCGCGGGCGATTGGTCCTTGGGGCTGTCGTACGCCTACTTCGACATCGACACGAACGACCTCGGAACGATCTCGTACGACTTCTACGACGCGGGCGGCGCCATGCTCGGGGCGGGTTACGCCGGCGACACCCAAGCCGGAGGCGGGTGGGTCCATGTCGAAGACATGCAGGCGGCTGCGGTCCCGTCCGGCGCAGCGCGGTTGCGGGTCTCGCTCGGCGCCGAGCGGACCGGCGTGGGGTCGCAGCGAAACATCGCGTTCGACGCCATCTCCGCCAGCCTCCTGCCCCCCTCAGGGCCGGCGCCCATCACCGACATCGTGCGCGGCAATCTGATCCAGTTCGATAGCGACGGCAACTGGACCTGGTACACCGACGAGCGCGCGATCGTCAATCCAAACAATGGCCGCGTGCTCGTCAACTCGGTCGGCTTCGACGAGACCGTGCAGGGAGGCGGCTACCCGGGCAACGTGGACGTAGTCGATTTCGATCCCGCAACGGGCCGTCGCGTCGTGACGCGATTGTCGAACCAGACAACCAACCCCGCCATCCAGAACGACGACCACAACGTCGGCGCCCTCTTGGTGCTGCCCGACGGACGCTACTTGGCGATGTACGCCAACCACGGGAACAACGGCGGCCTCGGCGACGAGTTCACTCGCTACCGTGTCTCCAGAAACCCCGGCGACAGCAGGTCCTGGTCGGAGGAGCAACTCTACAACTGGTTCGAGAACGTCCCCGGCGCCAACACGCATCCCGGCGGGACCGCCGAGTTCGCCAACGTGAGCTACCACAATCTCTTCTACCTTTCGGAAGAAGATCAGGTCTACAACATCTCCCGCAGTTACGGCCTGCTATCGACCAACGGCGCCGCGCAGAACATGCCCAATGTGCTCCGCTACGACCCCGAGACGAATAGCGTCGAGTGGGGAGGGCAACTTCTGGAGAGCGCGGCGCAGGGGTACTCGGCGTACCCGAAGTACGTCTCGAACGGCGTCGATCGCATCTACTTCGCCACCACCGAGACCCACCCTCGCAACTACAACAACAGCATCTTTGCGGGTTATATCGAAGGGGGCCAGACGTTCGACTTGCTGGGCAATGTCATCGACGAGAATCTGTTCGACAGCAACGTGACCGCCGGCGCCGGCGCCGGCGCCGTGCCGGACGTCACCGACTTTACGCCGGTCGCAGCGCCCGACCCGTTAGGGCAAGGGACCAACCGCCTCTGGACGTCCGACGCAGCGCTCGACTCTGACGGCAATCTGATGCTGCTCTACACGTCGCGGTGGAACCCCGACGGCCTGACCAACGACGGTAGCACGAGCAACCCGATCGACCATCGCCTGCACTTCGCCCGCTGGAACCCCGCGACCTCCAGTTGGGAGAACCAGGAGATTGCCCGGATGGGGGATCGTCTGTATGGCCCGGAGCAAGACTACACAGGCATCGGGGCGCTGATCCCTGGCGATGAGAACACGCTCTACATCTCGACGTACATCGATCCGCGCGACGCGACCGGGAGTACGGAGACCGCCAATCACGAGATCTACCGGGGCAAGTACGACGGGTCGCAATGGAACTGGAACGCGGTCACCGAGAACTCCTCGGTCGATAACCTCCGACCGATTGCGCCCGACACGCACGGCGTGGGGCCGCAAACGGTGTTCTGGTTCCGCGGCAACTACACGTCGGCCCACGACATCAATGCGGCTGTCGTCGGGATCATCGATCAAGACGACATCGGGCCGAGCAGGCTCGTCACTTATGTGGACGCGACAGCGACGAACACCGCCCGAATGGATGGTTCGCCGATCGCCCCGACCTCCGCCAGCAGCACCGCCGGGGCGACGGACAACCTCTGGCACGAGCGCACCGGCTTCGGCAACGGCGGCAGCGTGCTGACTTCGAACGAGTCGGGCGCCGAGAACGCCCCTACGCTGAGAACCACTGCTTCCGGCATAGAGGTAGGCGTCTACGACGTGTTCGCCTACTTCTGGAGCGACAATGACGAGGACTGGCGTCTGCTCGCAGGACTCGAAAGCGACAACCTGCTGGACTTCCGCAAGTACGGCTCGCAACACGCCCCAGATGATCAGTTCGAAGAGCAGTTCGATGACGCCGTGACGGTCGCCGCCAACAACAACGACCTCTTGCTCTACCGCGCCTACTTGGGTCGGGAGAGCGTCGAGACGGGCGGTGGCATTGAAGTGTTCATCGACGACTGGCAGACGCTCAACGGGAACGCCTCACGAACTTGGTTCGATGGGATCGGATACGCGATGGTGGCGCCCCTCTTGCCCGGCGACTACAACGGCGATGGCGTGGTCGACGCGGCGGACTATACCGTCTGGCGCGACAACCTCGGGACCACAGGCTTGGCAGCGTACGATTCCGCCGATGGCGACGGCGATGGCGAAGTCACGCTCTTGGATTACCAGCTCTGGAGCAGCAACTATGGCGCGACGATCAGTCTAATTTCTTCCCAATCGACGCCCGAGCTGACCGGAGCCGTGTTGCTGCTGCCGCTGTTGGGCGCTGGCATGCTACGACGCCAGCGCAACCACTGTTGTCTCTGA
- a CDS encoding glycoside hydrolase family 43 protein: MLHNSRCATSAIISALLLATACQADYPIVSHRYLADPSCLVTDDRVYIYCSNDDESPVEGSYNIPNVVCVSSSDMKNWTDHGSVFRAEDSTTWAKKTWAPAAIERDGNYFLYFGNGGANIGVAVSDKPTGPFTDPLGKDLINHGTPGVQPAERMWLFDPGVFIDDDGQAYIYFGGNGDDNVRVAKLNRDMISLDGDVIKMKAPNFFEAAWVFKHDGKYYFTYSTTPRAEMRIDYMTGDHPIEGFEYGGIVAKQPPINNDNNHAAQFHFKDRWFHVYHNRVVAKAAGIPTGFRRNLAIEEMRFTEDGAIEPVTYTEDGVAQVGHLDPYETVEAETFHAQHGVETEPVEAGIALTDLQSGDWVELVGVNFGDEGPSQFMARVASDGASGKIEVHLGGDDGKLLGTCDVGNTGGWNKWQEVSCDVSGVKGVQDLRLKFVGDGDRLPNVDLWRFER; this comes from the coding sequence ATGCTACACAACTCCCGCTGCGCCACGTCCGCCATAATTTCAGCGCTCTTGCTCGCCACGGCGTGTCAGGCCGACTACCCGATCGTGTCGCACCGGTACTTGGCGGACCCGAGCTGTCTGGTGACCGACGACCGCGTCTACATCTACTGCTCGAACGACGATGAGAGCCCGGTCGAGGGGTCGTACAACATCCCCAACGTCGTCTGCGTCTCGAGCAGCGACATGAAGAACTGGACGGACCACGGATCGGTCTTCCGCGCCGAGGACAGCACCACCTGGGCGAAGAAGACCTGGGCGCCCGCGGCGATCGAGCGGGACGGCAATTACTTCCTCTACTTCGGCAACGGCGGCGCGAACATCGGCGTCGCGGTGAGCGACAAGCCGACCGGCCCCTTCACCGACCCGCTGGGCAAGGACCTCATCAACCACGGCACGCCGGGCGTCCAGCCGGCCGAACGGATGTGGCTCTTCGACCCGGGCGTCTTCATCGACGACGACGGCCAGGCGTACATCTACTTCGGCGGCAACGGCGACGACAACGTCCGCGTCGCGAAATTGAATCGCGACATGATCAGCCTCGATGGCGACGTGATCAAGATGAAGGCCCCCAACTTCTTCGAGGCGGCGTGGGTATTCAAACACGACGGCAAGTACTACTTCACCTACTCGACAACGCCCCGCGCCGAGATGCGGATCGACTACATGACCGGCGACCATCCGATCGAGGGCTTCGAGTACGGCGGCATTGTCGCCAAGCAACCGCCGATCAATAACGACAACAACCACGCCGCGCAGTTCCATTTCAAAGACCGCTGGTTCCACGTCTATCACAACCGCGTCGTCGCCAAAGCGGCCGGCATCCCCACCGGCTTCCGCCGTAATCTCGCCATCGAAGAGATGCGATTCACCGAAGACGGCGCCATCGAGCCGGTGACCTACACCGAGGACGGCGTCGCTCAAGTCGGCCATCTCGATCCCTACGAGACGGTGGAGGCCGAGACTTTCCACGCCCAGCACGGCGTCGAAACCGAACCCGTTGAAGCCGGCATTGCGCTCACCGATCTCCAGAGCGGCGATTGGGTCGAGCTCGTCGGCGTCAACTTCGGCGATGAGGGCCCGAGCCAGTTCATGGCCCGGGTGGCGAGCGACGGCGCCAGCGGCAAGATCGAGGTCCACTTGGGAGGCGACGACGGCAAGCTCCTCGGGACCTGCGACGTGGGCAACACCGGCGGGTGGAATAAGTGGCAAGAAGTCTCGTGCGACGTTTCTGGCGTCAAGGGCGTTCAGGACTTGCGGCTCAAGTTCGTCGGCGATGGGGATCGCCTTCCGAACGTCGATCTTTGGCGATTCGAACGCTAG